From Constrictibacter sp. MBR-5, one genomic window encodes:
- a CDS encoding sigma-70 family RNA polymerase sigma factor, with protein MNDRARESRRIELMTAALDGDAAAYRALLQDIAPAVRATVRRVFGTGYGAEIEDVVQETLLAIHLKRHTWRMGEPLGPWIGAIARHKVIDAMRRRGRRLEVALDGLVEEPEAETSERDEDRRDAQRLIAGLNPRQQDIVRSISLDGRTVRETAQRLEMTEVAVRVTLHRALKALAALYRKGRE; from the coding sequence ACGGCGGCGCTGGACGGCGACGCCGCCGCCTATCGCGCACTGCTGCAGGACATAGCGCCCGCGGTACGGGCGACGGTGCGGCGGGTTTTCGGCACCGGGTACGGCGCCGAGATCGAGGACGTGGTCCAGGAGACGCTGCTGGCGATTCACTTGAAGCGTCATACGTGGCGTATGGGCGAACCACTCGGCCCCTGGATCGGCGCGATCGCGCGCCACAAGGTCATCGACGCCATGCGCCGTCGCGGCCGACGGCTGGAAGTCGCCCTGGACGGGCTGGTCGAGGAGCCCGAGGCCGAAACGTCGGAACGCGACGAGGACAGGCGGGACGCGCAGCGGCTGATCGCGGGCCTGAACCCGCGCCAGCAGGACATCGTCCGCTCCATCTCGCTGGACGGCCGCACGGTGCGCGAGACGGCACAGCGGCTGGAGATGACGGAGGTGGCGGTGCGGGTGACCCTGCATCGCGCGTTGAAGGCGCTTGCGGCGCTGTATCGGAAAGGACGGGAATGA
- a CDS encoding NrsF family protein, translating into MRTGDLIEALAADAKTRRTPPAAVMLPALAAGAVVAGAALLATIGIRADVAAALATTRFPYKFVVVLGLAIPSIVLLLRLARPAAPARGPALALLAFPALAAAGIVAELFAVPSQAWAPRLIGNNAAICMTVIPLLAVAPLTALLLGLRQGAPTRPALTGAVAGLAAGAVAAFLYGWHCSDDSPLFVATWYPLAICLPTAVGAAAGSRLLRW; encoded by the coding sequence ATGAGGACCGGCGACCTGATCGAAGCCCTCGCAGCCGACGCGAAGACGCGCCGGACGCCGCCGGCCGCGGTCATGCTGCCGGCCCTGGCGGCAGGCGCCGTTGTCGCCGGCGCAGCACTGCTCGCAACGATCGGCATCCGCGCGGACGTCGCCGCCGCGCTCGCGACGACGCGTTTCCCCTACAAGTTCGTCGTCGTCCTCGGACTGGCCATTCCGTCGATCGTGCTGCTGCTCCGCCTCGCGCGGCCGGCAGCACCCGCGCGCGGCCCAGCGCTGGCGCTGCTCGCCTTCCCCGCGCTGGCCGCGGCCGGCATCGTGGCGGAACTCTTCGCCGTGCCGAGCCAGGCATGGGCGCCGCGGCTGATCGGCAACAACGCCGCGATCTGCATGACCGTCATCCCGCTGCTCGCGGTGGCACCGCTCACGGCACTGCTGCTGGGGCTGCGGCAAGGGGCACCGACCCGGCCGGCCCTCACCGGAGCCGTCGCCGGCCTGGCGGCGGGCGCCGTTGCGGCCTTTCTCTACGGCTGGCACTGCAGCGACGACAGCCCGCTCTTCGTCGCGACCTGGTACCCGCTGGCGATCTGCCTGCCCACCGCCGTCGGTGCGGCGGCGGGCAGCCGCCTGCTGCGCTGGTAG
- a CDS encoding DUF302 domain-containing protein — protein sequence MRLLPRRSLPLALAAGLAMAASLPPVSAMAAEAAHEPATVASAHGFAETVDRLTKAIESRGAKIAATVDHAKAAGSVDMKLRPTTVVIFGNPKLGTPLMQTNQTAGLDLPLRVLVWEDADGKVNLGYWPPAMLAELHGADPESEAVGRMTKAMGGIVAEAAGKN from the coding sequence ATGAGACTGCTGCCGCGCCGCTCCCTTCCGCTCGCCCTCGCCGCCGGCCTCGCGATGGCCGCATCGCTTCCCCCCGTCTCCGCCATGGCCGCGGAGGCCGCCCATGAGCCTGCGACCGTCGCGAGCGCGCACGGGTTCGCCGAGACGGTCGATCGCCTGACCAAGGCGATCGAGAGCCGCGGCGCCAAGATCGCGGCGACCGTCGACCATGCGAAGGCGGCGGGCTCGGTGGACATGAAGCTGCGGCCCACGACCGTGGTGATCTTCGGCAACCCGAAGCTGGGGACGCCGCTGATGCAGACGAACCAGACCGCCGGGCTCGACCTGCCGCTGCGCGTGCTGGTCTGGGAGGATGCCGACGGCAAGGTGAACCTGGGCTACTGGCCGCCGGCTATGCTGGCGGAACTGCACGGTGCGGATCCGGAGTCCGAGGCGGTCGGGCGGATGACCAAGGCCATGGGCGGCATCGTCGCCGAGGCCGCCGGCAAGAACTGA
- a CDS encoding M48 family metalloprotease has protein sequence MSRRFSIRGFPIRPAMLCVAAALLLAACETVPATGESVFTGFTPLSSEAALGAQEHPKILSQFGGEYDDPELAAYVASVGKLLASASELPQLDWRFTVIDSDIVNAFALPGGYVYVTRGLIALARDEAEMAAVLAHEIGHVTARHSAQRQGQGLIAGIGALAAGILLGDAGASIGSTLGQGYVASYSRSQEHQADELGVRYLSRVGFDPNAMSGFLAGMQAQSELLARIQGKEQSEASWLATHPPTGERVTAASAAAQGISIRDPMRGRDTFLAKIDGMTYGDSPENGLIRGRSFIHPVLRFRFEVPESFKLVNTASKVGAVGPDGAVIVMDMAKSGGATGMAAYLQNVWAARTRLAGVENITINGLPAATGTTRVQSRSGVVDMRLVAIRGDGDTVYRLQFATPSAQTARLANDLQRTTYSFRRLSAAEAAKVRPYRIRIRTVRPGDTLASLAAGMPYTDHREDRMRVLNGLRPGETLQPGTKVKTIVE, from the coding sequence ATGAGCCGCCGATTTTCGATCCGTGGATTTCCGATCCGTCCGGCGATGCTCTGCGTCGCGGCGGCGCTGCTTCTGGCCGCCTGCGAGACGGTACCGGCCACCGGCGAGTCCGTCTTCACCGGCTTCACGCCGCTGTCCTCGGAGGCGGCACTGGGCGCTCAGGAGCACCCGAAGATCCTGTCGCAGTTCGGCGGGGAATATGACGACCCCGAGTTGGCCGCCTATGTCGCGAGCGTGGGAAAGCTGCTGGCGAGCGCCTCGGAACTGCCGCAGCTCGACTGGCGCTTCACCGTCATCGATTCCGACATCGTCAACGCCTTCGCGCTGCCCGGCGGCTATGTCTATGTGACGCGGGGCCTGATCGCGCTCGCCCGCGACGAGGCGGAGATGGCCGCGGTGCTGGCGCACGAGATCGGGCACGTCACTGCGCGCCACTCCGCCCAGCGCCAGGGCCAGGGACTGATCGCCGGCATCGGCGCACTGGCGGCGGGCATCCTTCTGGGTGACGCCGGTGCCAGCATCGGCTCGACCCTCGGGCAGGGCTATGTGGCCAGCTATTCCCGCAGCCAGGAGCATCAGGCGGACGAACTCGGCGTGCGCTATCTGTCGCGCGTCGGCTTCGACCCGAACGCCATGTCGGGCTTCCTCGCCGGCATGCAGGCGCAGAGCGAGCTGCTGGCCCGCATCCAGGGCAAGGAGCAGTCCGAGGCGAGCTGGCTGGCGACCCATCCGCCGACGGGCGAACGGGTGACCGCGGCGTCGGCCGCGGCGCAGGGCATCAGCATCCGCGACCCGATGCGCGGACGGGACACCTTCCTTGCGAAGATCGACGGCATGACCTACGGCGACAGCCCGGAGAACGGGCTCATCCGTGGGCGCAGCTTCATCCACCCGGTGCTGCGCTTCCGCTTCGAGGTGCCGGAGAGCTTCAAGCTGGTGAACACCGCCAGCAAGGTGGGCGCGGTCGGCCCGGACGGCGCGGTCATCGTCATGGACATGGCTAAGAGTGGCGGTGCGACCGGCATGGCGGCCTATCTGCAGAACGTCTGGGCGGCGCGCACGCGGCTCGCCGGCGTCGAGAACATCACGATCAACGGCCTGCCGGCTGCGACCGGCACCACACGCGTCCAGTCGCGGAGCGGCGTCGTCGACATGCGGCTGGTGGCGATCCGCGGCGACGGCGACACCGTCTACCGCCTGCAGTTCGCGACGCCGAGCGCGCAGACCGCCCGCCTGGCGAACGACCTGCAGCGTACGACCTACAGCTTCCGGCGCCTGTCCGCGGCCGAGGCCGCGAAGGTGCGCCCCTACCGCATCAGGATCCGGACGGTGAGGCCCGGCGACACCTTGGCGTCGCTCGCGGCGGGCATGCCCTACACGGATCACCGCGAAGACCGGATGCGCGTGCTGAACGGCCTTCGGCCGGGCGAGACGCTGCAGCCGGGCACGAAGGTGAAGACGATCGTCGAGTAG
- a CDS encoding thermonuclease family protein, which translates to MDIVDGDTVVLDDRSEVRLVGLQAPKLPLVRPNFPTWPLAAEAKAALEAIAGGRRVQLRFGGARMDRHGRHLAHLFLGEGDGAAWVQGEMLRRGMARVYTFPDNRARVPEMLALEREARAARRGIWGLRFYAIRSADDLDRDIGTFQIVEGEVLGAAVVRGRGYLNFGTDWKTDFTVVVPPDAVRLFRREGAEIQSFQGRTVRVRGWLRWYDGPQMEVTHPEQIEVPES; encoded by the coding sequence GTGGACATCGTGGATGGCGACACCGTCGTGCTCGACGACCGCAGCGAGGTGCGGCTGGTCGGGCTGCAGGCGCCGAAGCTGCCGCTCGTGCGGCCGAACTTCCCGACATGGCCGCTGGCGGCGGAGGCGAAGGCGGCGCTGGAGGCGATCGCCGGGGGGCGGCGGGTGCAGTTGCGCTTCGGCGGCGCCAGGATGGATCGGCACGGCCGCCACCTCGCGCACCTGTTCCTGGGTGAGGGCGACGGTGCGGCCTGGGTGCAGGGCGAGATGCTGCGGCGGGGGATGGCGCGGGTCTACACCTTCCCCGACAACCGCGCCCGGGTGCCGGAAATGCTGGCGCTGGAGCGCGAGGCGCGGGCTGCCCGGCGAGGCATCTGGGGGCTGCGCTTCTATGCGATCCGGAGCGCCGATGATCTGGACCGCGACATCGGCACGTTCCAGATCGTCGAGGGCGAGGTGCTCGGCGCGGCGGTCGTGCGCGGGCGCGGCTATCTCAACTTCGGCACCGACTGGAAGACCGACTTCACCGTCGTCGTGCCGCCGGATGCGGTCCGCCTGTTCCGGCGCGAAGGGGCCGAAATTCAATCCTTCCAGGGACGCACGGTGCGCGTGCGCGGCTGGCTGCGCTGGTATGATGGCCCGCAGATGGAAGTCACCCATCCGGAGCAGATCGAGGTGCCGGAATCATGA
- the araD gene encoding L-arabinonate dehydratase, translating to MSQRRKQPDELRSFRWFGPDTHRAFGHRSRMQEMGFAREEFMGKPVIGIVNTWSDTNTCHSHLRDRANEVKRGVMQAGGFPVELPAMSVGEQMTKPTSMMYRNFLAMETEELLRSQPIDGCVLLGGCDKTTPGLLMGAISMGIPAIYLPAGAMLRGHWRGKTLGSGTDVFKLHAERRAGNLSDDDWNSLESGFARSAGTCMVMGTASTMMSLAESLGMTLPGASTIPAVDATHAQMAVRAGMRIVDMVWDDLTPAKILTREAFDNAITVDMALSGSTNAIIHLTAMAGRAGIDLPAERFDEISKRTPVLCNLKPAGTHLMEDFYYAGGLRGLLNRIGDLLNLDCLTVNGRTLGENIAGAEVYDDDVIRTRGNPLSPTGGTAVLRGNLAPDGAIIKPTAAEPRLLKHRGKAVVFESVDDMYARVDDENLDVTADSVLVLKNGGPLGAPGMPEWGQLPIPKKLLRDGVRDMLRISDARMSGTSYGACVLHVCPESAVGGPLAFVRDGDEIEMDVEARTLHLHVSEAELKARREAWQPPPAHYSRGYGSLYIQHVTQADKGADFDFLHAGEPIPEPKIF from the coding sequence ATGAGCCAGCGACGCAAGCAGCCAGACGAACTCCGCAGCTTCCGCTGGTTCGGGCCGGATACGCATCGCGCCTTCGGCCACCGCTCGCGCATGCAGGAGATGGGCTTCGCGCGCGAAGAGTTCATGGGCAAGCCGGTCATCGGTATCGTGAACACCTGGTCGGACACCAACACCTGTCACAGCCACCTGCGCGACCGCGCCAACGAGGTGAAGCGCGGCGTGATGCAGGCGGGCGGCTTCCCGGTCGAACTGCCGGCGATGTCGGTCGGCGAGCAGATGACCAAGCCGACCTCGATGATGTACCGCAACTTCCTTGCCATGGAGACCGAGGAACTGCTGCGCTCGCAGCCGATCGACGGCTGCGTGCTGCTCGGCGGCTGCGACAAGACCACGCCCGGCCTGCTGATGGGCGCCATCTCGATGGGCATCCCGGCGATCTACCTGCCGGCAGGCGCCATGCTGCGCGGCCACTGGCGCGGAAAGACGCTGGGCTCCGGCACCGACGTGTTCAAGCTGCACGCCGAGCGGCGCGCCGGCAACCTGTCCGACGACGACTGGAACAGCCTGGAGTCCGGCTTCGCCCGGTCGGCCGGCACCTGCATGGTGATGGGCACCGCCTCGACGATGATGTCGCTGGCGGAATCGCTCGGCATGACCCTGCCGGGCGCCTCGACGATCCCGGCGGTGGACGCGACGCATGCGCAGATGGCGGTGCGTGCCGGCATGCGCATCGTCGACATGGTCTGGGACGACCTGACGCCGGCGAAGATCCTGACGCGCGAGGCGTTCGACAACGCCATCACCGTCGACATGGCGCTGTCTGGGTCGACCAACGCGATCATCCACCTGACGGCGATGGCCGGCAGGGCCGGCATCGACCTGCCCGCCGAGCGCTTCGACGAAATCTCCAAGCGCACGCCGGTGCTGTGCAACCTGAAGCCGGCCGGCACGCACCTGATGGAGGATTTCTACTATGCCGGCGGCCTGCGCGGGCTGCTGAACCGGATCGGCGACCTCCTGAACCTCGACTGCCTGACGGTCAACGGCCGCACCCTGGGCGAGAACATCGCCGGCGCCGAGGTCTATGACGACGATGTGATCCGAACCCGCGGCAATCCGCTGTCGCCGACCGGCGGCACCGCGGTGCTGCGCGGCAACCTCGCGCCCGACGGCGCCATCATCAAGCCGACGGCCGCCGAGCCCCGCCTGCTGAAGCACCGCGGCAAGGCGGTGGTGTTCGAGAGCGTCGACGACATGTATGCGCGCGTCGACGACGAGAACCTCGACGTGACCGCGGACTCGGTGCTGGTGCTGAAGAACGGCGGCCCGCTGGGGGCGCCCGGCATGCCGGAATGGGGCCAGCTGCCGATCCCGAAGAAGCTGCTGCGCGACGGCGTGCGCGACATGCTGCGCATCTCCGACGCGCGGATGAGCGGCACCAGCTACGGTGCCTGCGTCCTGCACGTCTGCCCGGAATCGGCGGTCGGCGGGCCGCTCGCCTTCGTCCGCGACGGCGACGAGATCGAGATGGACGTCGAGGCGCGCACGCTGCACCTGCACGTCTCGGAGGCGGAGCTGAAGGCGCGGCGCGAGGCCTGGCAGCCGCCGCCGGCGCATTACAGCCGCGGTTACGGCTCGCTCTACATCCAGCACGTGACGCAGGCCGACAAGGGCGCCGACTTCGACTTCCTGCATGCCGGCGAGCCGATCCCGGAGCCGAAGATCTTTTGA
- a CDS encoding TonB-dependent receptor, producing MRTAATSAMAASLAATAPAGAQEAAAQQADPLAPLALDPLVVYGAKTAQTLDDITASVGIVTEADIETHQLRSFRSAFRTLANVADSDWNDAGFVIRGLNSEGLTPGGAPLASFYVDGVQQTVQGTRRGARGLWDVQQVEVYRGPQSTLSGRAALAGTVQVKTNDPTFDYEAAAEGTVGTMETRGGAAMVNVPVVDDILALRIAAEYERSESDLNYPTYRRFDDYGDFKRDEYYQIRSKLLFTPAALPDTRALVTYAFASDSPDIDDIAGPGLGFDWDSERGDFNLPVFAEVRRAKNHSAGAEITHDLSRDLTFTSMTSYVHTNLSRDSINKGTGGETNFVDGNLVEQLATQEFRLNYLADSLAATLGVYGAYQDDDNEYRRPDYFGNSDISRSDAEIYNAALFGEVTYEFVPTWKAVLGGRLDHSSQKGSNFFSRNGAATTDFDYDFDETVFLPKAGIIKELTPGHQLGLTVQRGFRNGGAGLQRSTGETFTFDPEFAWNYELSYKGSFFERRLDIGANVFYADLTDQQVEVQEDPTNFGSTITTNAAESRLYGFELEAKGRVTRELSAFASLGYVHTKFEDFDSSSLGDLSGSRFPEASKWNVAVGADYHHPSGFFVGADAKYTSDFLARFGTAPQETLDGYFVANLQAGYRYRNLTATVFAENVFDEDYFLYNDNDVAATLGPRRVVGLTLKAEL from the coding sequence TTGCGCACCGCGGCCACGTCCGCGATGGCGGCCTCGCTGGCCGCAACGGCACCGGCCGGGGCCCAGGAGGCCGCAGCGCAGCAGGCCGACCCGCTCGCACCGCTCGCGCTTGATCCGCTCGTCGTCTATGGCGCGAAGACCGCGCAGACGTTGGACGACATCACGGCCAGCGTCGGCATCGTCACCGAGGCGGACATCGAGACGCACCAGTTGCGCAGCTTCCGCAGCGCCTTCCGCACGCTCGCGAACGTCGCCGATTCGGACTGGAACGACGCCGGCTTCGTGATCCGCGGCCTCAATTCGGAAGGGCTGACGCCGGGCGGCGCGCCGCTCGCGAGCTTCTACGTCGACGGCGTGCAGCAGACGGTGCAGGGCACGCGGCGCGGCGCCCGCGGCCTCTGGGACGTGCAGCAGGTCGAGGTCTATCGCGGGCCGCAGTCGACCCTGTCGGGGCGTGCGGCGCTGGCCGGCACGGTGCAGGTGAAGACGAACGACCCGACCTTCGACTACGAGGCGGCGGCGGAGGGCACGGTCGGCACCATGGAGACGCGCGGCGGCGCCGCGATGGTCAACGTGCCGGTCGTCGACGACATCCTCGCGCTGCGCATCGCCGCCGAATACGAGCGCAGCGAAAGCGATCTGAACTATCCAACCTACCGCCGGTTCGACGACTATGGCGACTTCAAGCGCGACGAGTACTACCAGATCCGCAGCAAGCTGCTGTTCACGCCGGCGGCGCTGCCCGATACGCGCGCCCTGGTGACCTACGCCTTCGCCAGCGACTCACCGGACATCGACGATATCGCCGGCCCCGGACTGGGCTTCGACTGGGACAGCGAGCGCGGCGACTTCAACCTGCCGGTGTTCGCCGAGGTGCGCCGCGCGAAGAACCACAGTGCGGGCGCCGAGATCACGCACGACCTGTCGCGTGACCTCACCTTCACCTCGATGACCAGCTACGTGCACACGAACCTGTCGCGCGATTCGATCAACAAGGGCACCGGCGGCGAGACGAACTTCGTCGACGGCAACCTGGTGGAACAGCTCGCGACGCAGGAGTTCCGCCTGAACTATCTCGCCGACAGCCTCGCAGCGACACTGGGGGTCTACGGCGCCTACCAGGACGACGACAACGAGTATCGGCGGCCCGACTATTTCGGCAACTCCGACATCAGCCGGTCGGACGCCGAGATCTACAATGCGGCGCTGTTCGGCGAGGTCACTTACGAGTTCGTGCCGACGTGGAAGGCCGTGCTGGGCGGGCGCCTCGACCACAGCAGCCAGAAGGGCTCGAACTTCTTCTCGCGCAACGGTGCCGCGACGACCGACTTCGACTATGATTTCGACGAGACGGTGTTCCTGCCGAAGGCCGGCATCATCAAGGAACTGACGCCTGGGCATCAGCTGGGCTTAACGGTGCAGCGCGGCTTCCGTAACGGCGGTGCCGGGCTGCAGCGCTCGACCGGCGAGACCTTCACGTTCGATCCCGAGTTCGCCTGGAACTACGAACTGTCCTACAAGGGCAGCTTCTTCGAGCGGCGGCTGGATATCGGCGCCAACGTCTTCTATGCGGACCTGACGGACCAGCAGGTCGAGGTGCAGGAAGATCCGACGAACTTCGGTTCCACGATCACGACCAACGCGGCGGAGTCGCGGCTCTATGGCTTCGAGCTGGAGGCGAAGGGGCGGGTCACGCGCGAACTCTCCGCCTTCGCCTCGCTCGGCTACGTGCACACCAAGTTCGAGGACTTCGACAGCTCCAGCCTCGGCGACCTGTCGGGATCGCGGTTCCCCGAGGCGTCCAAGTGGAACGTCGCCGTCGGCGCCGACTATCACCACCCCAGCGGCTTCTTCGTCGGCGCCGACGCGAAATACACCTCCGATTTCCTCGCGCGGTTCGGCACCGCGCCGCAGGAGACGCTGGACGGCTACTTCGTCGCCAACCTTCAGGCGGGCTACCGCTACCGGAACCTGACGGCGACGGTGTTCGCCGAGAACGTCTTCGACGAGGACTACTTCCTCTATAATGACAACGATGTCGCCGCGACGCTCGGACCGCGCCGCGTCGTCGGCCTGACGCTGAAGGCGGAGCTTTAG
- a CDS encoding helix-turn-helix domain-containing protein gives MAAKEGKRREKIRLLVEVVEEVGRVHASVAAAAARLHGPEGAAAGRRAILRQLRDEGPLTVPDLARLRGVSRQYVQTVVNDLVAAGHIETKPNPEHKRSPRLSVAKAGIAFLDDAARREEPFAEALASDFKRSELNDALDLLQRLRAALDSHEPGDDTQD, from the coding sequence ATGGCTGCCAAAGAGGGCAAGCGCAGGGAAAAGATTCGTCTCCTTGTCGAGGTCGTCGAGGAGGTCGGACGCGTTCACGCTTCGGTCGCCGCCGCCGCCGCGCGGCTTCATGGGCCGGAGGGTGCCGCTGCCGGACGCCGGGCGATCCTGCGCCAGCTCCGCGACGAGGGACCGCTGACGGTGCCGGATCTGGCGCGGCTGCGCGGGGTATCGCGGCAGTATGTCCAGACGGTCGTGAACGATCTGGTCGCGGCCGGCCACATCGAGACGAAGCCCAACCCCGAGCACAAGCGCTCGCCTCGTCTGAGCGTCGCGAAAGCCGGCATCGCCTTCCTCGACGACGCCGCCCGCCGCGAGGAGCCGTTCGCCGAAGCCCTCGCCTCCGACTTCAAGCGTTCCGAACTGAACGACGCGCTCGACCTCCTCCAACGCCTCCGCGCCGCCCTGGACAGCCACGAGCCAGGCGACGACACGCAGGATTAG
- a CDS encoding aldehyde dehydrogenase family protein: MTIAAATTDAGGDLRRPLMLIDGDWVASGTGRTLSVENPAKRKPIAEVPRADADDVDRAVKAAAAAFPKWSKVAPRDRGRMLLRIADALEARTEELARLIALETGNALRTQARGEAALSGDIFRYFGGLASELKGETIPLGEQVLSYTRREPLGVVGAIVPWNAPVMLSVLKIAPAVCAGNCIVLKAAEDAPLGVLLLAEVCREFLPKGVVNVITGIGPECGEPLARHPLVRKLSFTGSTGVGKLVMSAAAERIVPVSLELGGKSPSIVYPDANEDWAVDGVIASMRFTRQSQSCTAGSRLFLHESIFDSFLQKLVDKTSKLKLGDPMDEATDIGSIINEKQFKCVCGYVDEGLRSPDATLLMGGLPPQDGPLSEGYFAMPTIFAQASNDWRLAQEEIFGPVLVAIRWKDEAEAIRMANDSHYGLAAYVWTHDIGRGLRTAHAIESGWVQVNQGLGQMPGHSYGGYKQSGIGREFSLEGMLDSFTQKKNVTVNLQVTGAL; encoded by the coding sequence ATGACGATAGCCGCAGCGACGACGGATGCCGGTGGCGACCTGCGCCGGCCGCTGATGCTGATCGACGGCGATTGGGTGGCGAGCGGTACCGGCCGGACCCTTTCGGTCGAGAACCCGGCGAAGCGCAAGCCGATCGCCGAGGTGCCGCGTGCCGATGCCGATGACGTCGACCGCGCGGTGAAGGCGGCGGCGGCGGCCTTCCCGAAATGGTCGAAGGTGGCGCCGCGCGATCGCGGCCGGATGCTGCTGCGCATCGCCGATGCGCTGGAAGCGCGCACCGAGGAACTGGCGCGGTTGATCGCGCTGGAGACCGGCAACGCGCTGCGCACACAGGCGCGCGGCGAGGCCGCCCTATCCGGCGACATCTTCCGCTATTTCGGCGGACTCGCGAGCGAGCTGAAGGGCGAGACGATCCCGCTCGGCGAGCAGGTTCTGAGCTACACCCGCCGCGAGCCCCTGGGCGTCGTCGGCGCCATCGTGCCGTGGAACGCCCCGGTCATGCTGTCGGTGCTGAAGATCGCGCCGGCCGTCTGCGCCGGCAACTGCATCGTGCTGAAGGCGGCCGAGGACGCGCCGCTCGGCGTGCTGCTGCTGGCCGAGGTCTGCAGGGAATTCCTGCCGAAGGGCGTGGTCAACGTCATCACCGGCATCGGCCCGGAGTGCGGCGAGCCGCTCGCCCGCCATCCGCTGGTGCGCAAGCTCTCCTTCACCGGGTCGACCGGCGTCGGCAAGCTCGTCATGTCGGCGGCGGCCGAACGGATCGTGCCGGTGTCGCTGGAGCTGGGCGGCAAGAGCCCGTCCATCGTCTATCCCGACGCGAACGAGGACTGGGCGGTCGACGGCGTCATCGCGTCGATGCGCTTCACCCGGCAGAGCCAGTCCTGCACGGCGGGATCGCGCCTGTTCCTGCACGAGAGCATCTTCGACAGCTTCCTGCAGAAGCTGGTCGATAAGACCTCGAAGCTGAAGCTGGGCGACCCGATGGACGAGGCGACCGACATTGGCTCGATCATCAACGAGAAGCAGTTCAAGTGTGTGTGCGGCTATGTCGACGAGGGCCTGAGGAGCCCGGATGCGACCCTGCTGATGGGCGGGCTGCCGCCGCAGGACGGGCCGCTGAGCGAAGGCTACTTCGCCATGCCGACGATCTTCGCCCAGGCGTCGAACGACTGGCGGCTGGCGCAGGAGGAGATCTTCGGGCCGGTACTGGTGGCGATCCGCTGGAAGGACGAGGCCGAGGCCATCCGCATGGCGAACGACAGCCATTACGGCCTCGCCGCCTATGTCTGGACCCACGACATCGGCCGCGGCCTCCGCACCGCGCACGCCATCGAATCCGGCTGGGTGCAGGTGAACCAGGGCCTCGGCCAGATGCCGGGCCACTCCTACGGCGGCTACAAGCAGAGCGGCATCGGCCGCGAGTTCTCGCTGGAAGGAATGCTCGACAGCTTCACCCAGAAGAAGAACGTGACGGTCAACCTGCAGGTGACCGGGGCGCTTTAG
- a CDS encoding NAD(P)-dependent oxidoreductase, translated as MTNEIGFIGVGAMGGPMVRRLCERQYRVRVYDSSQAALERAVGYGAEAAPSPADVAANAETVLVSLPTPAIVREVALGRNGLIEGGGMRTFVDLSTTGPTVAREVAAALAAKGVTAIDAPVSGGIAGAEAGTLAVMVSGPADAIDKARSALEAIGRVFVVGDQVGLGQVLKLVNNGLAATAVVASAEAVAMAVHAGLDAKMVVDVINASSGRNFMTEKMFTERVLTRTFDFGFRTELMHKDIRLCTDEAEAAGVPMFVTSAARQMWSFAVGQGSGREDISTYVRYLEAWTGIEMRSDPERKGPAAAPGERSEE; from the coding sequence ATGACGAACGAGATCGGCTTCATCGGCGTCGGCGCGATGGGCGGCCCGATGGTCCGCCGCCTGTGCGAGCGCCAGTACCGGGTGCGCGTCTACGACAGTTCCCAGGCCGCACTGGAGCGGGCGGTGGGCTATGGCGCCGAGGCGGCGCCGTCGCCCGCCGACGTCGCGGCCAATGCCGAGACGGTGCTGGTCAGCCTGCCGACGCCGGCGATCGTGCGCGAGGTGGCGCTCGGCCGGAACGGCCTGATCGAGGGGGGCGGCATGCGCACCTTCGTCGACCTGTCGACGACGGGTCCGACGGTGGCGCGCGAGGTCGCCGCGGCGCTGGCGGCGAAGGGCGTGACGGCCATCGACGCCCCCGTATCCGGCGGGATCGCCGGGGCGGAGGCGGGCACGCTCGCGGTCATGGTCTCCGGGCCGGCCGATGCGATCGACAAGGCGCGATCGGCGCTGGAAGCGATCGGCCGTGTCTTCGTGGTGGGCGATCAGGTCGGCCTCGGCCAGGTGCTGAAGCTGGTCAACAACGGCCTCGCCGCGACGGCGGTGGTGGCGTCCGCCGAGGCGGTGGCGATGGCGGTGCATGCCGGGCTCGACGCGAAGATGGTGGTCGACGTCATCAACGCGTCCAGCGGCCGCAACTTCATGACGGAGAAAATGTTCACCGAGCGGGTGCTGACGCGAACCTTCGACTTCGGTTTCCGCACGGAGCTGATGCACAAGGACATCCGCCTCTGCACCGACGAGGCCGAAGCGGCGGGCGTGCCGATGTTCGTCACCAGTGCGGCGCGGCAGATGTGGTCCTTCGCCGTCGGCCAGGGCAGCGGGCGGGAGGACATCAGCACCTACGTGCGCTATCTGGAGGCATGGACGGGGATCGAGATGCGCTCGGACCCGGAGCGGAAGGGCCCGGCGGCTGCGCCGGGCGAAAGGAGCGAGGAATGA